The following proteins are encoded in a genomic region of Desulfobaccales bacterium:
- a CDS encoding HAD-IC family P-type ATPase — protein sequence MMASGPEAPPMVETVHDAVPGRTRYRVKGLYRDEVLKRVLEFRLSRLAEVTEVSANPLTGNLLVCYNSHHTPKTMAARVEEIVSDYLTHSQNQATAAPPGQVSPESPAGTSWLPGLGYLWGHGEEQPQEQWHLLTPEEVAARLGTSPVQGLTDAQARRRLEKYGQNVLPEAEARSGLDIFLEQFKSLPVALLGVAAGISLFTGGLTDALLIMGVVVANAYIGYKTESEAEKTIQSLQTLVRPGALVIREGETREIPSESVAVGDLVVLRPGVSVPADARLVAAHHLSVDESALTGESLPVAKAIPALADPHLPLADRVNMVYKGTLVTGGEGLALVVNTGSFTEIGRIQLLVGETISPETPLQRQLGELGDRLVWLCLGVSGVAFAAGALWGLGFLEMLRTAICLAAAAVPEGLPMMATTTLALGVRDMRRHHVLIRHLQAVETLGAVQTLCLDKTGTITYNRMTVTQVLAGNKTYEVVEGQLCHGGEPVSLTGCHDLRLLLQVAVLCNETEIYREQGELTLRGTPTEAALVRLALDAGLDVSALRQRYPLLSLHHRSETRPYMSTLHGINGRGRFRAVKGSPLEVLALCRHQLRQGKRRPLTEEDRARIEADNEALAGRAFRTLGLAYARGREAEAGEDGLIWLGLIAMTDPIRPGVAEAIRAFHRAGIATVMITGDQSPTAYAIGQELNLSRGRPLEILEAVQLSQVPPETLEALIPRAHIFARVSPAHKLRIVQALQKAGKVVAMTGDGINDGPALKAADVGIAMGHTGTDIAREVADVVLEKDDLGTLLIAVRDGRTIYLNIRKSVHFFLATNLSEIMLTVTALAAGLGSPLTAMQFLWINLVSDILPGLTLALEPPEPDILSRPPRNPEEPIFSDTDFRRMAFESAALSAGALGAYAYGAARYGLGPQASTLAFHSLTSGQLLHALSCRSESTRLFSGAERPANPYLYGAVAGSLVLQGLTLLVPGLRAVLGLTPLGALDVAVALAGALVPLVVNELTKPRPPREALRPAPLSA from the coding sequence ATGATGGCCAGCGGACCCGAGGCGCCGCCAATGGTGGAGACCGTCCATGATGCGGTCCCCGGCCGCACCCGCTATCGGGTGAAGGGACTGTACCGGGACGAGGTGCTGAAGCGCGTCCTCGAGTTCCGGCTCTCCCGGCTGGCGGAGGTCACCGAGGTTTCGGCCAACCCCCTCACCGGCAACCTGCTGGTCTGCTACAACTCCCATCACACCCCCAAGACCATGGCTGCCCGGGTGGAGGAGATTGTCTCCGACTACCTCACCCACAGCCAAAACCAGGCGACGGCTGCGCCCCCGGGGCAGGTCTCCCCGGAGTCCCCGGCCGGGACCTCCTGGCTGCCGGGACTGGGATATCTCTGGGGGCACGGCGAGGAGCAGCCCCAGGAGCAATGGCACCTGTTGACCCCCGAGGAGGTGGCGGCCCGGCTGGGGACCTCCCCGGTGCAGGGCCTCACCGACGCTCAGGCCCGGCGGCGCCTCGAGAAATATGGCCAAAATGTCCTCCCTGAGGCCGAAGCGCGCTCCGGCCTGGACATTTTCCTGGAGCAGTTTAAGTCCCTGCCGGTGGCCCTGTTGGGGGTGGCCGCCGGCATCTCGCTGTTTACTGGCGGTCTGACGGATGCCCTCCTCATCATGGGAGTGGTGGTGGCCAACGCCTATATCGGCTACAAGACCGAGAGCGAAGCGGAAAAGACCATCCAGTCCCTCCAGACCCTGGTGCGGCCCGGCGCCTTGGTGATCCGGGAGGGCGAGACCCGGGAGATCCCCTCCGAGTCCGTGGCCGTGGGGGACCTGGTGGTGCTGCGCCCCGGGGTGTCCGTGCCCGCTGACGCCCGCCTGGTGGCGGCCCACCATCTGAGTGTGGACGAATCCGCCCTGACCGGTGAGAGCCTGCCGGTAGCCAAAGCCATCCCCGCTCTGGCTGATCCTCACCTTCCCCTGGCCGACCGGGTGAACATGGTTTACAAGGGCACCCTGGTCACCGGCGGGGAGGGCCTGGCCCTGGTGGTGAACACCGGCAGCTTCACGGAGATCGGCCGCATCCAGCTCCTGGTGGGGGAGACCATCAGTCCGGAGACACCTCTGCAGCGCCAATTGGGGGAGCTGGGGGACCGGCTGGTGTGGCTCTGCCTGGGGGTGTCGGGGGTCGCCTTCGCCGCCGGGGCCTTGTGGGGCCTGGGTTTCCTGGAGATGCTGCGCACCGCCATCTGCCTGGCCGCCGCCGCCGTGCCCGAAGGCCTGCCCATGATGGCTACCACCACCCTGGCCCTGGGGGTGCGGGACATGCGCCGGCACCACGTGCTCATCCGCCACCTCCAGGCCGTGGAGACTCTGGGCGCGGTGCAGACCCTGTGCCTGGACAAGACCGGCACCATCACCTACAACCGCATGACCGTCACCCAGGTGCTGGCCGGGAACAAGACCTATGAGGTGGTGGAAGGGCAGCTGTGCCACGGGGGGGAACCCGTCTCCCTCACCGGCTGCCATGACCTGCGCCTGCTCCTGCAGGTGGCGGTGCTGTGCAACGAAACGGAGATCTATCGGGAGCAGGGGGAGTTGACCCTCCGGGGCACGCCCACCGAGGCCGCCCTGGTGCGTCTGGCTTTGGACGCCGGCCTGGATGTCAGCGCCCTGCGGCAGCGTTATCCGCTGCTCAGCCTGCACCACCGCTCCGAAACCCGGCCGTACATGAGCACTCTGCATGGCATCAACGGCCGGGGCCGCTTCCGGGCGGTGAAGGGCAGCCCCCTGGAGGTGCTGGCCCTCTGCCGCCATCAGCTGCGGCAAGGAAAGAGGCGCCCCCTCACCGAAGAGGACCGGGCCCGCATCGAAGCGGATAACGAGGCCCTGGCGGGCCGGGCCTTCCGCACTCTCGGGCTGGCCTACGCCCGGGGCCGGGAGGCGGAGGCGGGGGAAGACGGCCTCATCTGGCTGGGGCTCATCGCCATGACCGACCCCATTCGCCCGGGAGTGGCCGAGGCCATCCGGGCCTTCCACCGGGCCGGCATCGCCACGGTGATGATCACCGGCGACCAGAGCCCCACCGCCTATGCCATCGGCCAGGAACTGAACCTCAGCCGTGGCCGGCCCCTGGAGATCCTGGAGGCGGTGCAGTTGAGTCAGGTGCCGCCGGAGACCCTGGAGGCCCTCATCCCCCGGGCCCACATCTTCGCCCGGGTGAGTCCGGCCCATAAACTGCGCATTGTGCAGGCCCTGCAGAAGGCCGGGAAGGTGGTGGCCATGACCGGCGACGGCATCAATGACGGCCCGGCGCTGAAGGCTGCGGATGTGGGCATCGCCATGGGCCATACCGGCACCGACATCGCCCGGGAAGTGGCCGATGTGGTGCTGGAGAAGGACGACCTGGGCACCCTGCTCATCGCGGTGCGGGACGGTCGCACCATCTACCTCAACATCCGCAAGTCGGTGCACTTCTTCCTGGCCACCAACCTAAGCGAGATCATGCTGACGGTGACCGCCCTGGCGGCGGGTCTGGGCTCGCCCCTCACCGCCATGCAGTTCTTATGGATCAATCTGGTGTCCGACATCCTCCCGGGCCTTACCCTGGCCCTGGAGCCGCCGGAGCCGGATATTCTCTCCCGGCCGCCCAGAAACCCGGAAGAGCCCATCTTCAGTGATACGGATTTCCGGCGCATGGCCTTTGAATCCGCCGCCTTGAGCGCCGGGGCGCTGGGGGCTTATGCCTATGGGGCGGCCCGCTATGGCCTGGGGCCGCAGGCCAGCACCCTGGCCTTTCATAGCCTCACCAGCGGCCAGCTGCTGCATGCCTTGAGCTGTCGCTCCGAGAGCACCCGCCTCTTTTCCGGGGCGGAGCGGCCGGCCAATCCCTATCTTTACGGGGCCGTGGCCGGCTCCCTGGTGCTCCAGGGGCTGACCCTGCTGGTGCCGGGGCTCAGGGCCGTTTTGGGCCTTACCCCCTTAGGCGCCCTGGATGTGGCAGTGGCGCTGGCCGGCGCGCTGGTGCCACTGGTGGTGAATGAGCTGACCAAGCCCCGCCCGCCCCGGGAGGCCCTGCGGCCCGCCCCGCTGTCGGCCTGA
- a CDS encoding HMA2 domain-containing protein produces the protein MPAQEVTVVHALPGRLRLKVPRVKGDAAFARRVEERLRVVPALLEVTAVPLTGSVVVHYDPQAITSPAALLALSEAVTELFPGLNLEELPRLLTPEENTATAPTSSLAAGLVGFFSQLNSQVSAATGGLIDLKMLLPLSLFGLGVRALLTDSKLKPSWYDYFWFGFSIFVMLNRGLWEGPAAAPEAGGPPRESGEIPLGEE, from the coding sequence ATGCCGGCTCAAGAGGTGACGGTGGTGCACGCTCTCCCCGGGCGGCTGCGCCTCAAGGTGCCTCGGGTCAAGGGCGATGCCGCCTTTGCCCGCCGGGTGGAGGAGCGTCTCCGGGTCGTGCCTGCCCTGCTGGAGGTGACGGCGGTCCCCCTCACCGGCAGCGTGGTGGTGCACTATGATCCCCAGGCCATCACCTCGCCCGCGGCCCTCCTGGCCCTGTCCGAGGCGGTGACCGAGCTCTTTCCCGGCCTCAATCTCGAGGAGTTGCCGCGCCTTCTCACCCCGGAGGAAAACACCGCGACTGCCCCCACCTCCTCCCTGGCCGCCGGCCTGGTGGGTTTCTTCAGCCAGCTCAACTCCCAGGTGAGCGCCGCCACCGGGGGGCTTATCGACCTGAAGATGCTCCTCCCTTTGAGCCTCTTCGGGCTGGGGGTAAGGGCATTACTCACGGACTCGAAACTTAAGCCCTCCTGGTACGACTATTTCTGGTTCGGGTTTTCCATCTTTGTCATGCTGAACCGCGGCCTGTGGGAAGGGCCCGCCGCCGCGCCGGAGGCGGGCGGGCCACCCCGGGAGTCAGGGGAGATTCCTTTAGGGGAAGAGTAA
- a CDS encoding aminotransferase class IV, which translates to MSSRDTFVWLNDELLPLSQARVSVLDRGFLYGDGLFETLKAVHGRVELLGPHLKRLAASARELRLPFPERYPFEERLTRLLAVNRLVSGLAAVKLILTRGEHPELGLPEVPRGTLVITARPYTPPPPQEYLRGWETVIFPARRTTFLGRHKSLNYLFYLAARQYARDRGAKEALILEADGRLSEAAAANLVLLRAGVYETPEAPSALPGVTLAALARGLAARGRELVPVPLRPADLWEAEGLWLINSLLGLMPVSAVNGRQIPVMEATGRFLAECLAEAVAASFREP; encoded by the coding sequence ATGAGTTCCCGGGACACCTTCGTCTGGCTGAATGATGAGCTGCTGCCTCTGTCCCAGGCCCGGGTTTCGGTCCTGGACCGGGGCTTTCTCTATGGCGACGGCCTCTTTGAGACCTTAAAAGCGGTCCACGGCCGGGTGGAGCTTTTGGGGCCGCACCTTAAGCGCCTGGCCGCCTCCGCCCGGGAGCTTCGGCTCCCCTTCCCGGAGCGCTACCCCTTCGAGGAGCGCCTGACGCGCCTATTGGCGGTGAACCGCTTGGTGAGCGGCCTGGCGGCAGTGAAGCTCATCCTCACCCGGGGGGAGCATCCGGAGCTGGGGCTTCCGGAGGTCCCCCGGGGGACGCTGGTCATCACCGCCCGGCCGTACACCCCGCCGCCGCCCCAGGAGTACCTGCGGGGCTGGGAGACGGTCATCTTTCCCGCCCGGCGCACCACCTTCCTGGGGCGCCACAAGAGCCTGAACTACCTCTTTTATCTGGCCGCCCGCCAATATGCCCGGGACCGGGGCGCCAAGGAGGCCCTCATCCTGGAGGCCGACGGCCGCCTGTCCGAGGCGGCCGCCGCCAACCTGGTGCTCCTTCGGGCCGGGGTGTATGAGACGCCGGAGGCCCCCAGCGCCCTTCCCGGGGTCACTCTGGCGGCCCTGGCCCGGGGGCTGGCCGCCCGGGGCCGGGAGCTGGTGCCGGTGCCCTTGCGGCCGGCGGATCTGTGGGAGGCCGAGGGCCTGTGGCTCATCAATTCGCTTTTGGGCCTGATGCCGGTGAGCGCCGTCAACGGCCGCCAAATACCGGTAATGGAGGCCACCGGCCGCTTCCTTGCGGAGTGCCTGGCTGAGGCCGTGGCCGCCTCTTTTAGGGAGCCCTAA
- a CDS encoding aminodeoxychorismate/anthranilate synthase component II: protein MRLVMIDNYDSFTYNLVQLFWEFDLDIRVYRHDALTVEEIAGLRPRWLCISPGPKAPAQAGISKAVIARYFRELPILGVCLGHQAINEVFGGATARAPEPVHGKRHLVFHQGEGIFQGLPSPFAAARYHSLMAQPVAPELSVTAWTADGVVMGLSHPEYPLHGVQFHPESFLTEHGYRLAENFLRLAR, encoded by the coding sequence ATGCGCCTGGTGATGATCGACAATTACGACTCTTTCACCTACAACCTGGTGCAGCTCTTCTGGGAATTCGACCTGGACATCCGGGTCTATCGCCATGATGCGCTGACGGTGGAGGAGATCGCAGGCCTCAGGCCCCGCTGGCTATGCATCTCCCCCGGACCCAAGGCCCCGGCCCAGGCCGGCATCAGCAAGGCGGTCATCGCCCGCTACTTCCGTGAGCTTCCCATTTTGGGGGTCTGTCTGGGGCATCAGGCCATCAACGAGGTCTTCGGGGGGGCCACCGCCCGGGCCCCGGAGCCGGTGCACGGCAAGCGTCACCTGGTGTTCCATCAGGGGGAGGGTATCTTTCAGGGCCTGCCGTCGCCTTTTGCCGCGGCCCGCTACCATTCCCTTATGGCCCAGCCGGTGGCGCCGGAGCTCAGCGTCACCGCCTGGACCGCCGACGGCGTGGTCATGGGCCTAAGCCACCCGGAATATCCCCTGCACGGGGTGCAGTTTCACCCCGAATCCTTTCTGACGGAGCACGGCTACCGGCTGGCGGAGAATTTTCTCCGTCTGGCCCGCTGA
- a CDS encoding HMA2 domain-containing protein: MPVMTDYLHALEGRLRIKVPEVKGSPAAAARIEGELKAAFGVEEVHANPITGNVLITYQPEIISQDEIIRLLRDDLGCFREGLNTVISRTGPRDSMAATLGRAVFESALQTLVMAII; the protein is encoded by the coding sequence ATGCCCGTGATGACCGATTATCTGCACGCCTTGGAGGGCCGGCTGCGCATCAAGGTGCCGGAGGTCAAAGGTTCCCCGGCGGCAGCCGCCCGCATCGAGGGGGAGCTCAAAGCCGCCTTTGGGGTGGAGGAGGTCCATGCCAATCCCATTACCGGCAATGTGCTCATCACCTACCAGCCGGAGATCATCTCCCAGGATGAGATCATCCGCCTCCTCCGGGATGATCTGGGCTGCTTCCGGGAGGGCCTGAACACCGTCATCTCCCGCACCGGGCCCCGGGACAGCATGGCCGCCACCTTGGGCCGGGCCGTCTTTGAATCCGCCCTCCAGACCCTGGTGATGGCCATTATTTAA
- the pabB gene encoding aminodeoxychorismate synthase component I gives MFGRICDLTLAPFTPPAGVTGLEQLFIPLRRQPFAMLLLSGGSLDCARYSLMGWDPFLVLTAKGTRVFVGLPPEPGVWVANPFTVLEDLLGHLELPGPPPLLPLTAGGLGFFAYDLKNHLERLPATAADDLKLPELVLAFPRRLLIHDRWEDRYTRVEVVYEDRAGRRLNPGAPLPPPGEGPGPCRVGPPESNFRREAYLKAVGRIRDYIRQGDVYQVNLSQRFAFPCQGDPYSLFLRLFALNPAPFFAYLNCGDFVILSTSMERFLLRRGEEVETRPIKGTRPRGRTPEEDEANRRELAESLKDDAELSMIVDLLRNDLGKVCRPRTVTVAEHKRLEAYQNVYHLVSIVKGELQSGTSHVDLLKAAFPGGSITGCPKIRAMEIIDELEPHVRHVYTGAIGYLGLQGTLDLNVAIRTAIITRGRGYFAVGGGVVYDSEEAAEYEETLHKGRTLFRLLAGEAPAVEGAAAVGPRLP, from the coding sequence ATGTTCGGCCGCATCTGTGATCTCACCCTCGCCCCCTTCACTCCGCCCGCCGGGGTCACCGGTTTGGAGCAGCTCTTTATACCCTTGAGGCGCCAGCCCTTTGCCATGCTGCTGTTGAGCGGCGGCAGCCTCGATTGCGCCCGCTACTCCCTCATGGGCTGGGATCCCTTCCTGGTGCTCACCGCCAAGGGCACCCGGGTCTTCGTGGGCCTGCCGCCGGAGCCGGGGGTGTGGGTGGCCAACCCCTTTACGGTGCTGGAGGACCTGCTGGGCCACCTGGAACTTCCCGGGCCGCCCCCTCTTCTGCCACTGACCGCCGGCGGCCTGGGGTTTTTCGCCTATGACCTGAAAAACCACCTGGAGCGCCTGCCCGCCACCGCGGCGGACGACCTCAAACTGCCGGAGCTGGTCCTGGCCTTTCCCCGGCGTCTCCTCATTCACGACCGCTGGGAGGACCGCTACACCCGGGTGGAGGTGGTCTATGAGGACCGGGCCGGCCGCCGGCTCAATCCAGGAGCGCCCCTGCCGCCTCCTGGGGAGGGCCCCGGCCCCTGCCGGGTGGGGCCCCCCGAAAGCAATTTCCGCCGGGAGGCGTATCTTAAGGCCGTCGGCCGCATCCGGGACTATATCCGCCAAGGCGACGTCTATCAGGTGAATCTCTCCCAGCGCTTCGCCTTCCCGTGCCAGGGCGATCCGTATTCCCTCTTCCTCAGGCTCTTTGCCCTCAACCCGGCGCCCTTCTTTGCCTACCTGAACTGCGGGGACTTTGTCATTCTCTCCACCTCTATGGAGCGCTTCCTCCTGCGCCGGGGAGAGGAGGTGGAGACCCGTCCCATCAAGGGCACCCGCCCCCGGGGGCGGACTCCCGAGGAGGACGAGGCCAACCGCCGGGAACTGGCGGAAAGCCTCAAGGACGATGCCGAGCTCTCCATGATCGTGGATCTCTTGCGCAACGACCTGGGCAAGGTCTGCCGGCCCCGGACGGTGACGGTGGCGGAGCACAAGCGCCTGGAGGCCTACCAGAACGTCTATCACCTGGTGTCCATCGTCAAAGGCGAGCTTCAAAGCGGCACCAGCCACGTGGATCTGCTTAAGGCCGCTTTCCCCGGGGGCTCCATCACCGGCTGCCCCAAGATCCGGGCCATGGAGATCATCGACGAGCTGGAGCCCCATGTGCGCCATGTCTATACCGGCGCCATCGGCTACCTGGGGCTGCAGGGCACCCTGGACCTGAACGTGGCCATCCGCACGGCGATTATCACCCGGGGGCGGGGTTACTTTGCCGTGGGCGGCGGGGTGGTGTATGATTCCGAGGAAGCGGCGGAGTATGAAGAGACCCTGCACAAAGGCCGCACCCTGTTTCGGCTGTTGGCCGGGGAAGCCCCGGCGGTGGAGGGAGCGGCTGCCGTCGGCCCCAGGCTGCCATGA
- a CDS encoding PadR family transcriptional regulator — MDLKRQILQACWQGLVRLFILQEARKGPIYGVRLKKLLARQGYAISSGSLYPMLHQLEEGGALRSRIRIFRGRARKYYDLTPLGLKLLMDIKAALPPCLSGLPEETVPAPDAGLVNLD, encoded by the coding sequence ATGGACCTCAAACGGCAGATTCTGCAGGCTTGCTGGCAGGGGCTGGTGCGGCTCTTCATCCTCCAGGAGGCCCGCAAAGGCCCGATTTATGGGGTGCGCCTGAAAAAGCTGCTGGCCCGCCAGGGCTACGCCATCAGCTCCGGGAGCCTTTATCCCATGCTGCACCAATTGGAGGAGGGCGGCGCCTTGCGCTCCCGCATCCGCATTTTCCGGGGCCGGGCCCGCAAATACTATGACCTCACCCCCCTGGGACTGAAGCTGCTCATGGACATCAAAGCCGCCCTGCCCCCGTGTCTGAGCGGCCTGCCCGAAGAAACCGTCCCAGCCCCTGATGCCGGCCTCGTGAACCTGGATTAA
- a CDS encoding DUF5132 domain-containing protein: MKLFDDGLKGTVPSILVVLGVVLAAPIVLPAVAAVSRPLAKTLIKGYLALADTVKEYAAEAGEQLSDLVAEVKAERAAGAGGPGTATGGGETAPPAG; this comes from the coding sequence GTGAAACTGTTTGACGATGGCCTCAAAGGCACGGTTCCCAGCATCCTGGTGGTGCTGGGAGTGGTGCTGGCCGCGCCCATTGTGCTGCCGGCGGTGGCCGCGGTCTCCCGCCCCCTGGCCAAAACCCTCATCAAGGGCTATCTGGCCTTGGCCGATACGGTCAAGGAATACGCCGCCGAAGCCGGGGAACAGCTGAGCGACCTGGTGGCCGAAGTCAAGGCGGAGCGGGCCGCCGGCGCTGGCGGGCCCGGGACTGCAACGGGCGGCGGGGAGACCGCTCCCCCGGCCGGGTGA
- a CDS encoding DUF5132 domain-containing protein produces MWKDLFKLTVPNILVGVGVALVVPVLLPAAGAILRPLAKGVIKGGLTLYDTAVGLVAETGEQLSDLYAEAKTEHYGSPK; encoded by the coding sequence ATGTGGAAAGATCTCTTCAAACTGACGGTGCCCAACATCTTGGTGGGGGTGGGGGTGGCCCTGGTGGTGCCGGTGCTTTTGCCGGCTGCCGGAGCTATCTTGCGGCCCCTGGCGAAAGGGGTCATCAAAGGCGGCCTCACCCTCTATGACACCGCCGTGGGGCTGGTGGCGGAGACCGGAGAGCAGTTGAGCGACCTCTACGCCGAGGCCAAGACGGAGCACTACGGTTCCCCCAAATAA